Below is a window of Syngnathus acus chromosome 8, fSynAcu1.2, whole genome shotgun sequence DNA.
TGAAATGTGAGCGTGTGTTAAGAGAACGAGCAGATACACGTGTACGTGTGGACATCAAGTGTGGGCGGGGGGGGGTAGAGAGAGGAGTCCATAGTTGCGTTGCTGTCCTGCGTTCCAGCACAGTGGTGTTGTGTTCATGACATGATCCCATTGAGTCCAAGATGGCGGTGGGTGGGagtggggggtggggtggcCCCACCGCCACCCCCTTGGAGTGGAAACGGCGTTAACGACGGAAGGCGGATGCTACTCGGATCAGTTGGAGGTGTCGGAGTGGACGCTGCCGGGAGCGCCGGGAGGGGAGGTGACGGAGGGGGGGTCGGTTGAGTCCTGCCAGCTGTTAGCCTGGAATAGCAAAAAATGCGCttcaaattcatttcattaaTGATCACGGCTTTATTGATTACGCAGAGTGACAAGTGTGATCCTTTGTGAATTTCGCCCAAAGACACTTTTTATGAAGACACTTGGGAACTGcttcaaatgttaaaaaaagaaaaaaaaaaaaagagggcctcccttgaaatgaaattaaaacgaCAATGGTGATGTGTGCTAATGAGTTACTCACATCCAGGCGATGAGGGGTGTAGAGGCCGCTACCTGACAGCTCCTCATAGCCGCCCGTCAGGTGTGTAGCACGGTGCAGGGTATCCAcctgtcaacacacacacgcgcacacacacacgagcagtCAGTCACAGCAACTACACAAAGTCATTACTTCCAAACGCCACAAGCAGACAACAACATGGCCGAGTGAGTGTCCGCAATCTTGTAGTCATCGCCGCCTGTCTTGTTGACCACTGAACGTTCCGCTTCATCTTAATCATAACTAACATGACGAGTACACTTTGGAGTTGCTTGCCGTGGAAAGACAGacggcaaataaaaaaaaaaaaagccagagaGCTGGAGAGACGCTCGCAACAAAAAGCTCACTGGCGCAAGTTGTGTTCTGTTTGCGCGGCGGAACGTACACTCGCAAGAAAAAGTATCGGAATTTTTGGAGTTACCTGGAGGTCTGCAGGAATTGgtcataaaatgtcatttgatttttgttgaagtcacaacagaaaaaaaaaaagtctgattaAATCAAGATGGGGTCAAGTGTGCCGAAGTAAATGAGAATTTGGTTCAAACTACTCTTAACTGGTTTTTATCACGTTCATCTATTGTCGTGactttgatgacattttatgCTTAggtactttttcttttcaagtgtATCTGGACAAAACAAGAAGAGGGATGTCTGTAGGAGCGTGGCGGGATCAATGAAGGCAGGAAGTGCGGATCGTCTCTTTGCACCCGAGGGTGGAAGCTGACGATCGCTCAGTACTCAGGAAGGGGGGACACGCTCACATGACTCAAGGATTGGATCCTGCAATTATTCTACTAACGCCCCCAGTGCGCCTTGCATGGACTTTCTCGGGATGAATAGGGACTGGGGAGGAGAGGTCAAGGGTCAAAAAGGAAGCTACGCTAAAGGAAAGCTATCCCTGGCAGTGAGGTCGGCGGGCGCAGCCGTCCTCAGTGCGTACCTGCGGCTGGAGAGAGGGTGCCGCGCCGATGCCCTCCCCGTTGAGCAATCGCAGCCCAATGTAGCTGTCGCCTGCGTGAGACAAACCGCATCACCCCGACATGAAGAAGACGCCACGCTTGGTAGTTCGAGGGCAGAAAAGATGACGTAGCATTTGGAGAAATTAGAAGGGGATGCTTCGATACTTGGGCCGACTAATGTTGGTCATTGCGGTGACACTGGGAGGGCTACAAATTTTTGTAGTTTGAGAAGCACAGAAGAGGATCCGAAGCCCATCCGGGATGCTGCATCAGCAATTTCTCGAGATGGTCACTCGCGTTACCTGAGTTGGGCGTTGCCGGCGAGTTGGCCTGGCTGGCTTGCGCCGACACGTTGGCGGCGTCCACTGCTGTCTTGACTGCGTAGAGGTTGGCTTCCTCCTGGAACTTGCCGATGTTCTTCTTGTAACGTATTCTCTTGTTGCCGAACCAATTAGAGACCTggggacagacggacggaagATGACAATCAATGCCGGTCACGGAACCAAATAAGGGaccagaaaataaaagaatttaTTCATgacagattttcttttaattaattggatgattaattaattaattccaTTACCTGAGACACGGTGATCCCACACTTTTTGGCCAACTCCTCCTTTGCCTCCTCACTAGGGTAAGGGTTAGACAAGTGGGAGTAGAAATACTCGTTGAGCACCTCTGTCGCTTGCTTGTTGAAGTTGCGCCTCTTGCGTCTGATATGAAGAGAGGAAACAATCAGCGACATGCACGGAATGCTACTtggcaagcaaaaaaaaaaaaaaaaaaaaaaaaaacaccggtTGGGCCTATCCAAGTATTCTTAATTAGACACGCAAATCAACATTCAAACCTGGCGTCGAGGAAGCGTGAGCGCAGAATCATCACGGCCTCGCAGGTGCTCTGCTTGAGCTGCATCTGGATGGAGCTGAACTTGCGGTGGATGATGGCCACCATGCGCTCGATCTCCTTGGGCGAGATGGGCCGTGTTCGAGACTGCTCTCTCAGCAGGTTCATTACATGGTTGGTGAACTCGCTGCACGCCTGCCGAGAGAGCCGAGACACGTCTTGAAAGCTACCGCTGAGATAAAGAAAGCTGTCAGGTGCTACGGAAAGACTCGCTGGATATGAAGAGACCGTTTCGGCTCCCTAACTCTTTCTGACTGGATAATCTGCTTGTCATGGAAAAGTACGGCTAAGAACTTTCACGGGCTAAATAGATCGACAACATTTTGGGAGATTTTGAGACGTAAATCCAGCCGTCCATTTTTTGTGGTGCTAGTTTTTAACAAACCAAACATCATTTTTGGAGTGTGGAGTACTGGAGAAAACATTGGATGCAAAATAGCACATGGAACCACGTCTTTAACGTGACTGACAGCTTTCCAAATGATTTCCAAGTGGCCCGAGGAGCACACCTGCTCATATTTCTCCAGCTCCGAGTGATATATCTGACGAATCTGGGCCAGTTTGGCTCTGTAGTCGGAGTGTTCGATGCTGCTGTCGGTAGGCGAGCCtcccgctgccgccgccgcagcggccgccgccgccgacccGCCTCCTTTCTCCGGCCCGGACACGCCCTCCGCCAGCAGCATGTTATCCAGACGCATGATCTGCGGGTCTGGGGGGTCTTCCTCCTGCACGCCTCGTATACTCAGAACTGGAtggagagaaataaaaaaaaaaatgttgttagGTTACACCTCGAAGCCACCAAATTCCAAGCGCGCTGTCAACCCCCGTCGGGTCGGGTCggctcccccccacccccgagCGGTCGCTGACTGAATTGCCAATGAGCCCCCAACTTGTGCTCGGGATGCGCAGCAGAGGGCAGTGTGGTCCCTCGGTGGCAGGCTGCCAGAGATAAGGGCATGAGGCATGGGACCAGTAATGGGAGTGCATGTGCTGTCACTACGAGCCCCAGTGGCCATAAGTATAGTTATCAGTGGCTGCTCTCCACCACTGTATTATAGCAGGACCTCTGTCAGCCCGCAGCCCCGCGCTCATCTCTCTCTTTCGCACATACACAAACCTCCAGATAACACTCTGTTAGTGGAAACTTTCTGGCGCAGACAAATATCTTTTACtttgctgcctttttgtcGATTTGAAATCTTTCACGTTTCTGGAAAGGTAAAGAGAAGTAGTCCACGtcttggagagagagagagacagcgaGAGAATGTCTCTGCTCTCTCAGAATGACTAATAACATGGAAACGTTGCCTTTTGAGTTTACTTGGGGTTACTTGCAAGCTAATAATTTGTAAAGATGAAATTGACTGTAATTtttcatagatttttttttttaaatgcacgaCTGGGGGCTAAAATTTGTCGAGTGATGCTACTGAGCCATTTGTAGTTGTTTTCTTGGCAAACAGCAcgttgccacggcaacagcatttcacaaaaaaaacacacaaacgttGTGTTTCGACATCATGAAACCCTAAACACAACGATTAGCATAGATTAAACtccaacaattttatcaatcAAAATGTTATGTCTCAAGTCAGAactcacaaaaatatttttttttttttttttttttaacaggagACCGAATCCcggttgtttgttttaaacacaCGCCTACAATATGGATGACACAGTTAATCCTGCAGGAAACTGGGTTGGTCCTAACGGATTCCGCTAGTTAGTTCAAGGTGCACAAACTCGGTCGTTGGGAGCGTCTCGGcttttgtgtgacttttgtACAACGCTCTTGTGAGTCATTGCGGGGACGTTTCAGAGCAGGAGAGAAAAACAGGTTAGCGGCTACAGAGCAGAGCGTGTTGGTTGTTGTGCTAACGaatgtggaaaagaaaagaataaaaaagttgGCTCCAACATTCCAGATGCCATGGAGCGAGCAGATGagttgagtttttttccctccaaccTTCGTTTGATAAATGAGTGTTCCACCATTTGTAGCAAAGCTTCCAActccctccccccctttttttccctcccttttCTTGTTCCTTCTTGCCTGTTTCTTCCCCTCTGCTTCGGTCTCTTCTCTTTCCAAGGCGCATTCCTGCTCTGCTGCTCCCCCATCTTAGGACTCAGGAATGCAGCAGACCCTGCCGCCTGAACTAATGACCCTGATTCGCCCATCATTTTCCCTCCACTTTTTCCTCCCTTGCAGTCATTCACCAGCAGGCTCTCCACTACTTAGCCAGAAAACGTCAAGCAAATTGaacaatgtgacatttttttggacCTGGTTTGATAACGAAATTTCTTTGAAGTTTTGTAAACGCGGGAGTTTTGGGTGCTGCTATAAAACAAGTTGGGGGTCAAGAGGCCTTTTTGACTGTGCATTCAAGGGAGTCGCAAAGCTGACGTACAGTACGGAGGGCAACTGAAGAAGCTTCTCGCAATTTtgccccccctctccccaccTCATTATGCCCCCCAGCTGTAGCCTAATGCCCTTACATTCCCCTAATTACTCTAATTAAGCCGTGATTACCCACGATTGCTCTCAAGCACAGTCTAGTGGTCTCGCGGTATTATAGCAGACGCCGGCTCGAGTCGAGATTGTGTAAAAGCCGTGGAAATGAGGTAAGCTCGTTTTAtctatacaaaaaaaaatagaacggattccatccttttttttgccGCCGCTTGTCGCTATCGCACCTTCTCACACCCACCGCAAACACcgtgaaaaatgacatcaaaaggGCGTCAAAAAGCTGTTTTGCTCAAGCGGCTCGGCGACAACCGACTTAATGAGAAGCGGCGCTGCTTAAATTCGCCTTACTCGGATAAGACGCGAGAGGGCCTACAGTACTTTGCACATGTTCCCACCCTCGCCGTGGCACCGGGAGATGGAGCGGCTAACATATACTATGAAATATTCAAGCTATCCAGCTGGGCTTTGGCTGCATACATAATCATTCTCATTCCTGCGTCGCGCCAGCGAGCCGCTGAGCTGTGCAGACACAACAGCCGTGCGTGGTCGTAAGTAAGGGCGAAGAGCCCGAGCAACGCTGCGGCGTGATGTACATTAAGCGTAATGCCGTCCACGCACGCCCAGGCGCGGGCAGATAAGACTTAAACGCAGTCAGTATATCATTGCTCAGCTCACAGCACAAGCTTTATCCTTGTCTGTCTTTCCCCTCGCTAGCATCCCCTTTTTCACTCCGTCTCCCCCACCAACACGCATCCCTTCCCCCCTCTCCCTTTCAGCGCACcccctcttctctctctctctctcaccccccccccctctgttCTCCATTTCAGTCGAGTTCTCCATGTGAGCCGCAATCCCTCATGCtgtcagcccccccccctctccctctctctgtaGACAGACAGGATTAGCATTTTAATTGCATCAGCTCCCTTGGGTATTCTCAGCCTTTCACTGGGAGAGAGCAAGGGAGCGGGAGAGAAGGATAGGGGAAGGGGAGGAagagtgtgggggggggaaaggtgAGGAGAGAGGGGAGGGTGGAAGGAGAACCAAGGAGAATTGCAAAAAGGAGTCACAGGAGAagatgtgcgtgtgtgtgtgtgtgtgtgtgtgtgtgtttgtgcaaagcGGGGAAGAGACACCGAGCGGTTACAGAAATATAAAGAATCCAGTGTCGAGGCATGCCAGCGAGGGAGAAAAGATGGGAGTGTGAATACATCAGTTATCCTTTCATTACACAGATAAAGAGAACTGGGACATGGAAATCTTtccacaataataataataataaaaaaaaatggacagaaaaAGACGACGCAAATTTACCTTCCAAGGTGCTAGACTGTCACAGGTGCTATTTATGTACACATGATGCTCATAATAATTGATTAAATAATCAGGATATTATGATGCTAGTACATTGGAAGGTTAAAAGAAAGGCGGGGACGTTGACGAGGACGCTGTCTGACATCAACACTAAAGAGCCTGCATTACAAATGAGATGTTTCCTTAATGGGCTTTAAGTCGATGAAAATGTTGTGATGTCAACATTCGAGCAATGTTCCAGcctcgacccccccccctctttttttctgtattaaataaggtggttttttttgggggggggggtatagTCAACTTAATGAGCACAATCCATATGTTCATTGCTACTTTAAGCAGCTCACACTAATCAGCATCTGTTTGGGGAGCTCACCGGAGTCCTGTTGCACGCAGCCCTCCACTCCACTACCGACACACAAATATCTCCCTCTGTATACATAGTAAACACGATGTGGTCTGATTAAGGTGTGGAATTGGACAACTCACACCTTGGGCGACACTTCAGGTCCAGCACATCATTAATCAGCACTTAATTAACTAAAAGGGGGAGAATTGGATGCCAGAGCGATTACGCAAGTCCCCCCCACCCATGCCgatctcccccctccccaccttgAATGGTCATACACAAACACCGTCTCACCCGAGCACAAACAAACTCACCAGCTCAGGAGCGCACTTAACACTAATGAGGGATAGATCAATTAGTGTTGTCAGGTAATGGAGGCTTTGCTGTGTCTTAATTagtcatttgcatattttgtgTGATCACAAAAAGGGGAGCGCAGACGaccattttaataaaaaaatttttctgtatttttttttttttgcctgatcAATTCCCCATAGCTGACGTCACGTCATTCTTGTGTCGCCTGGAATCGACGGCGCATCTTCTGCTTGTGGCCAGGCAGCgcattccatttttatttttcgctTCCAAGCGTGATTAATCAACAATAAAGCAACGAGGATTCCAAAGAGTCGGTCTCCGGTGTAATATCACGTCCGGCGCCGTTGCGCCCGGGGAAAGATGAAAAGCACGGGTTTGTGAAATGTcacgagaggaagaggaggaggatgaagaaggCGTAAAAGCAAAGCGGCAACGGCGCGGCTCGCCTCTTCCCCCAGTCGACTCTCATCAGGCCAGCTGCCTCCTGTGCTCATTAGCGCAGACTCTTAAGGAGCTCCTAAAGActttgtgaaaaatgaacGCTCATTTGAGAGGTCGTTAATTTGCACTGTTATGCAAATGATGCCGCAATTAAGCGATAGATCAGACCGGCGCTCCTCATTTATAACACGTGAACAAGCATTATGACACAGTCAGATGGTGTCACGGAGCTGAGGCGACATGGTTAGCCTACACCGGTTGATACACCTCGGAGGAATAAAGCCGCCGGGCTAATTGTATTTATGCTTGGTCAAAATACCATCGCAGACATTGTTTTGCGAAAGGCTCAAACTAACCCACAGAGTTAGATTTAAAATTTACAGAGGGcacaatttaaatttttaagtGGATTtgatatgttttaaaaaaaaaaaaagggggggggggcagatgtTGTgctccacaaaaacaaaatggcaggaAGGTGTTAAATGAATTAATACAGGTGTAAAATCGCCCTCACAAAATTAACACATTGGTGTAAATTTCCACCTGCtttgtttagataaatgtaaCCAAACAGAGCGCCGTAACGatgggatgattttttttccctcccccacACCGAAGACTTAAATAAACTTTGTGTAAAAGTAGGTTTACGGCACCCGCTATATCACTGCCAATCCCTGCGTTTATGACGCGGTGTAAAACACTCTGAGATATGCCATGTGAACAATTGCAGAGGGGTGGAAGGAGCCCATCAATTATAATTAATCCTTAATTAGTCAGGATTAAGAGCTGGGATCTGACGCTCTCCCACCCCTCTGCCACCAACCTAGCGCAATCCAGCTGGGAACATATTTACATGTCTTTGATTAAAGGGACCGAGTCTTAGAGGAGCGAGCCTTTTAAAAGCAGTGTGAGAGGAGCAGGACATGCTGAGAGGAAGACCAGAGATGAAGAGGTCGGAGTTCACTGTATGGGCGATGCTGACCCAGTACTGCATAATATTTCCTGAGTTGGTCTTGAGACTGTCACAATTGGACACAAACGTATCCGAGTAGTCAATTGCAAAACTCTTAACATCTTAACTCCATTTtggtaaatgtatttttccacaaattgGTCTGTTATTTTGACATATTATTGACCATTCTTGAGAATTAATATCAATTCGCTCTCTTAGCCGATGCAAACAATTTTTGGTTTGGCCCGATGGCGGCAATATGTACCTGTGGATTAAAAAGCGCAACGTGGAGAGTCTCTGTCGCGCAAATTGAGTGGATGAATTGAGTCGACAGCCTCTTGAATATTCACCCCAGGTTTTTGTGGATTcattaaaaatcaattaaaaataatgcttGGTGATGCATCTCATACCGGTGTTTGCGGATGACAACCCTGGGGGGGTCACAGTTTTTTGGTTGGATGTGCGAGGGTCAATTTCTGAGTTCGACAGGCTGTCATGTTGtgacaaaacatgacaaaatcaTATTTATGACACTGAAATATTACACGAAGGTGTCCTCATCCTCCAACTCCAGACAGTCTTGTCAGTAAACAGGCGTCCAGTTCCTGTAGGAATAACGCCACATGGGAAAGTCAGCCGGCCCACACACCATTAGGCCCGGGCTGAAGGTTGAGGTGCCTAAGTTGGGGGGTGGCGGTTGAGGTTTTGGGGGCTGGGGGCGGGGTTGGTGATGCGTCTGTCAGGGCCAGGGGTCTGTGTGATATTAGCCGTCTGCCAATCTGGCTTGGGAAATGGACATCGAGTAATTACTCCTGCTCTTACTGCCTCATCAATCTCCTTGTATCACTCCTGCAcaagcccccctccccccgccTCTCCACCACCAACACCATCTTTTTTCCATTCTCTTCTGGGGGAGAGGAAGGGGGTGGTGGCGGGGAGGGGGCAGGCTGAGTGACAGGACACCACGCATCACAAGTGAGATCCCTCAAAAAGCAATGAGATAATCCTGCTCCGCTGCATTGCATTAATATAAATCGAGAGGATTCAGGAAATAATTAAAAGGTGGCCATGTGAGGATCCGGAGTTAGCGTTGCTATCAAGcttcataaaaatacaataatagtAGCCCATAGGTTTGGGAACAACAATAAAATTTTATAGCTTTTCTAAATTGGGCTCTTTAAAACTTGTAATAATTAAGATGCTCTAATGAGGCCCGCAATCCACAAAGCTTCATGTGCGCAGTTCAATGAAATTAATAGCGCAAACACTAAAGTCAGGttggatttgaaaataaataaatttaaccTCCATGGTTTCATTTTCTGGACAACAAATATCCACCATATAGTGCAACGtagatattttttgttcacttACTAGCCGCCTCAAAAGTTGCACTCGTCAAAACAATCCACGAATGACGACGGCTGTTGCGAACAAACAACTGGTTTCATTAACAgcctgttttgtgttttttaattttttcacaaCTTCAAGTATGTTGCAATTGCATTAACATGTAATTGAGGCCATTTGCCGGTTGAAAATGACATGTATTGTGATGCACGTGACGAGGACTGCGATTGCTAACGCTACTTGGGGGCAGGGGGGATCGTGAGGCGCTATTAGCTAGATAAGGATTATTTACATAACATAAAGTATCGCACTAATCTATACCTGGTTAAATAGACTGCTTTAACGCTCTTGATTAAAATTTTCCAACAAGCTACCGATTTTCTACCAAGACCCACACTCTGATCCAGCATTTTTATCAAACTATTTGCTCCCCAAGTCTTCACTACTTTTTGATTGTCTCCAAGGTGCAGTGTTGCACACTGTCATGTCAATTCCTcatgaaaacaattcaaatctTATTCAAAACGCATCCGCGAAAAATAAATTGGCAACAATAAAAGGAACTTGTGACGGAACGGAGTGAGTGACAGGCTGGCGTTGTTTACGTGGACGGCAAAAGGGAGAACATGAAAGGTAAACAGAAAGCGGCCAAAAAGATGCCCAAACTAAACAGGAAAACTTCTGAGGGGAACCGCGCTAGCTTGTGGGGGCTTTTTTGGCATATGCTGTCCCATTGCACTACGCGCGAGCTATTTTTACAGTAAATCCCCACGAGAGCGTGCGAGACGAGAACAAGAGTTGAAGCAGAGCCCCTAACTCCTCACTCTGATCATTCTCCATCTCTTTTACTTTCTTcctcaaagtgttttttttttttaatcaactaTTAAAGAGTATCACGTTTCATGCAGATGTTGAATTTGTTGGTTTGGGGAAGGGCGGGGCGTGGggaagaggggaggggtgcCGGTAGGTCGATGTAGCAAGAAGGGGGCGCTGGCATTTGCGCAGAACATTTCCTTTACAATGAAAACAATCTAACCAACTGCAGCACTCAGAGGAATTCACCTCCCCTCCCCCACCGGCCCTCCTTCCCCTCCTCCAACGGCACCATTACATTACCATATCAAAGCCCCCCCGAGTTCAAAGCGAGTCTTCTTTTTCAAGAAAGGGAGTGAGGCTGAGGCGGAGAGGAGAAGAGGACAACGCCGAATCAGTCGGAGTAGACCCAGAGACCGACTTTGCTTTTATCCTCCTTCAATGCGcttgtactgtatgtgtgcaagagagagagagtgtgtaTATGCACTGACAAGTGCATGTCAATGGGTTGGGGTGGCGGGTGGGGGCGGCATCAAACGCGTGGAGGATCCACGAGGGTTACTGATTGGCTCTTCCGAAAGCAGCGGCGAAGAGAAGTCAATTCCCATTCCGCCGGCACATAATGGAGCCTGCAGGGGGTCTTATGAGGGAGCAGAGAAATGGCAAAGCAGGTAACCCGGCGCGGCGGGGAGCCATGGCGCTTGCGTGGCACACGGCCAAGCAGCAAAGGCAAATATTTCGCCATCTTATTGTACGCATCTTCACCTCCACTGTGAAGAATCGGGCTTTTAACGAGCAGCCCGCTTGGCGAGTACTAAAGGAGCTTCTCTCTAGTTGGCCGGGAGACTAAATgtgaaaatcaaagtgaatgGCATTAGGGTAAATAAGAGCAGCGGTTGCCTGGGAAACGCTATACCCTGCCCCACTCACTCAAAGCCTAGCCTGTACTTTTCTCCAATCACCGGAGAGCAATAATACATTATTGACAGAGGGCCACGGCAGGCAGCAGTGCAGCATTTTCAAATTGTATTTGAACaagagaggattttttttttcggtgaGAAGATACACGGCGAGTGAGAGGCAAAGGgatgagagggggggggggattcaaAATCCCACCCATTCACAGTACCATAACCATCAATCTGCCAGCCATCCTAAGCCTTCGTCCTTTGAACCGCACTCGAATCTGTCAGATAGCTGACTGGAATAGCTAACAAGAAGGGGGGGTAGATAACCAGCTGCTTTTGCTTCAAATAATTGTGCGACTGCGATTAAACTCTAAATAATTGCACGTGTTCAAACGGAGCCTCCCATCACATCGCGTTGAGACGAGATCCGGTGATATGGTTGGAGAGAGTTTCCTTCTTTTGACTTCATGCTATGTTTGGCTGAGGGCGCCGCATTGATATGCATAGCAATTTATTAGCGATGCATAATTGCATTATGCTGCGGCGAGCGTCGACGTTGGAGGAGCTCGTCGGAAAATAGCATGTCGAGAAGCTATAATGGGCTGGCTGTGTGAAGCAATAACCCCCGCGGATTCTTTTCATATCTGCCTGCTGTCAACCAGTGTGTGAATTTTCTGTCAGGATTAtgcaagtgtattttttttttccccccccaaccccccatcctattaatttgaaaacaatacCGATTGCGGTAGGTAGTCAGCAGATACCCGGTTGTGATTTTGCTGAGAACGGACACCGCCGAGGCCAAACGAATAC
It encodes the following:
- the pbx4 gene encoding pre-B-cell leukemia transcription factor 4 isoform X1, with amino-acid sequence MDDQTRMLTGLTGLGGLQPGDVGDPDSVRKQQSLGQPQQDIGDILQQIMAITDESLDEAQARCWPEDSPAHWGGSDDPTEGGRAGGGTAGGGLPVNFQYRKHALNCHRMKPALFSVLCEIKEKTVLSIRGVQEEDPPDPQIMRLDNMLLAEGVSGPEKGGGSAAAAAAAAAAGGSPTDSSIEHSDYRAKLAQIRQIYHSELEKYEQACSEFTNHVMNLLREQSRTRPISPKEIERMVAIIHRKFSSIQMQLKQSTCEAVMILRSRFLDARRKRRNFNKQATEVLNEYFYSHLSNPYPSEEAKEELAKKCGITVSQVSNWFGNKRIRYKKNIGKFQEEANLYAVKTAVDAANVSAQASQANSPATPNSGDSYIGLRLLNGEGIGAAPSLQPQVDTLHRATHLTGGYEELSGSGLYTPHRLDANSWQDSTDPPSVTSPPGAPGSVHSDTSN
- the pbx4 gene encoding pre-B-cell leukemia transcription factor 4 isoform X2, with product MLTGLTGLGGLQPGDVGDPDSVRKQQSLGQPQQDIGDILQQIMAITDESLDEAQARCWPEDSPAHWGGSDDPTEGGRAGGGTAGGGLPVNFQYRKHALNCHRMKPALFSVLCEIKEKTVLSIRGVQEEDPPDPQIMRLDNMLLAEGVSGPEKGGGSAAAAAAAAAAGGSPTDSSIEHSDYRAKLAQIRQIYHSELEKYEQACSEFTNHVMNLLREQSRTRPISPKEIERMVAIIHRKFSSIQMQLKQSTCEAVMILRSRFLDARRKRRNFNKQATEVLNEYFYSHLSNPYPSEEAKEELAKKCGITVSQVSNWFGNKRIRYKKNIGKFQEEANLYAVKTAVDAANVSAQASQANSPATPNSGDSYIGLRLLNGEGIGAAPSLQPQVDTLHRATHLTGGYEELSGSGLYTPHRLDANSWQDSTDPPSVTSPPGAPGSVHSDTSN
- the pbx4 gene encoding pre-B-cell leukemia transcription factor 4 isoform X3, yielding MDDQTRMLTGLTGLGGLQPGDVGDPDSVRKQQSLGQPQQDIGDILQQIMAITDESLDEAQARKHALNCHRMKPALFSVLCEIKEKTVLSIRGVQEEDPPDPQIMRLDNMLLAEGVSGPEKGGGSAAAAAAAAAAGGSPTDSSIEHSDYRAKLAQIRQIYHSELEKYEQACSEFTNHVMNLLREQSRTRPISPKEIERMVAIIHRKFSSIQMQLKQSTCEAVMILRSRFLDARRKRRNFNKQATEVLNEYFYSHLSNPYPSEEAKEELAKKCGITVSQVSNWFGNKRIRYKKNIGKFQEEANLYAVKTAVDAANVSAQASQANSPATPNSGDSYIGLRLLNGEGIGAAPSLQPQVDTLHRATHLTGGYEELSGSGLYTPHRLDANSWQDSTDPPSVTSPPGAPGSVHSDTSN
- the pbx4 gene encoding pre-B-cell leukemia transcription factor 4 isoform X5 — encoded protein: MDDQTRMLTGLTGLGGLQPGDVGDPDSVRKQQSLGQPQQDIGDILQQIMAITDESLDEAQARKHALNCHRMKPALFSVLCEIKEKTVLSIRGVQEEDPPDPQIMRLDNMLLAEGVSGPEKGGGSAAAAAAAAAAGGSPTDSSIEHSDYRAKLAQIRQIYHSELEKYEQACSEFTNHVMNLLREQSRTRPISPKEIERMVAIIHRKFSSIQMQLKQSTCEAVMILRSRFLDARRKRRNFNKQATEVLNEYFYSHLSNPYPSEEAKEELAKKCGITVSQVSNWFGNKRIRYKKNIGKFQEEANLYAVKTAVDAANVSAQASQANSPATPNSGGYPAPCYTPDGRL
- the pbx4 gene encoding pre-B-cell leukemia transcription factor 4 isoform X4 — encoded protein: MDDQTRMLTGLTGLGGLQPGDVGDPDSVRKQQSLGQPQQDIGDILQQIMAITDESLDEAQARCWPEDSPAHWGGSDDPTEGGRAGGGTAGGGLPVNFQYRKHALNCHRMKPALFSVLCEIKEKTVLSIRGVQEEDPPDPQIMRLDNMLLAEGVSGPEKGGGSAAAAAAAAAAGGSPTDSSIEHSDYRAKLAQIRQIYHSELEKYEQACSEFTNHVMNLLREQSRTRPISPKEIERMVAIIHRKFSSIQMQLKQSTCEAVMILRSRFLDARRKRRNFNKQATEVLNEYFYSHLSNPYPSEEAKEELAKKCGITVSQVSNWFGNKRIRYKKNIGKFQEEANLYAVKTAVDAANVSAQASQANSPATPNSGGYPAPCYTPDGRL